A DNA window from Rossellomorea marisflavi contains the following coding sequences:
- the dltC gene encoding D-alanine--poly(phosphoribitol) ligase subunit 2 produces the protein MNFEQEVLDILAEVCQEESVKETPDMDLFEEGLLDSFGTVEMLVEFEDRLGILVPITEFDRDVWNTPNAIIKQLKNLK, from the coding sequence ATGAATTTTGAACAAGAAGTGTTAGACATACTTGCAGAGGTTTGCCAGGAGGAGTCGGTGAAAGAAACCCCGGATATGGACCTGTTTGAAGAGGGTCTCCTCGATTCATTCGGCACTGTGGAAATGCTCGTCGAATTCGAGGACAGGCTCGGGATCCTCGTCCCGATCACGGAGTTTGACCGTGACGTATGGAACACGCCAAATGCGATCATCAAGCAGCTGAAGAATCTGAAATGA
- the dltA gene encoding D-alanine--poly(phosphoribitol) ligase subunit DltA, with protein sequence MDFLLDIQEHATQSPEQTAFKATGQALSYGELWGRSDQLASYLLDAYILPRQTPIVVYGHMEAGMPIAFLGSVKAGFPYIPIDTSIPDERVRSIIENSGAGLIINVSGQPIPFASVPVLALDAFDWNEPMSVTPGTWVKDDEVYYIIYTSGSTGNPKGVQITGGNLQSFVDWMKEDFPIGEHKVFLNQAPFSFDLSVMDLYPALVTGGTLFALPKSCVDKPKVMFETLEASGVQVWTSTPSFMQMCLMDPGFNEAKMPNVELFQFCGETLPVSVAKELRKRFPKAVIFNTYGPTEATVAVTSVEITDRILADHGSLPVGYSKSDTRVLILNEQGEPAADGEAGEIIIAGPSVSKGYLGAPHLTEKSFFSYKGTWAYRTGDAGYAREGCIFYQGRLDFQIKLHGYRMELEEIEFQINQCPYVQSTVVLPHQNGEKIDYLVATIIPGDHPFEKEHHLTSFIRKELQKTLPSYMVPRKFIYKGSLPITTNGKLDRKRIKAEVLA encoded by the coding sequence ATGGACTTTTTGTTAGACATTCAAGAGCATGCAACACAATCACCGGAACAGACGGCTTTCAAAGCGACTGGGCAGGCACTATCGTACGGGGAGCTTTGGGGACGATCCGATCAACTCGCCTCTTATCTGCTGGACGCCTACATCCTTCCGCGCCAGACCCCAATTGTCGTCTACGGACATATGGAAGCGGGTATGCCCATCGCCTTCCTGGGGAGCGTCAAGGCAGGCTTCCCGTACATCCCCATCGACACCTCCATCCCGGATGAGCGGGTCCGGTCCATCATCGAGAACTCGGGCGCCGGACTGATCATCAACGTGTCGGGGCAACCCATCCCGTTTGCCTCCGTTCCCGTTCTGGCATTGGACGCGTTCGATTGGAACGAACCGATGAGCGTGACGCCCGGGACGTGGGTCAAAGACGATGAAGTGTATTACATCATCTACACGTCAGGGAGCACAGGGAATCCAAAAGGGGTCCAGATCACGGGCGGCAACCTGCAGAGCTTCGTGGACTGGATGAAAGAGGACTTCCCGATCGGGGAGCACAAAGTCTTCCTCAATCAGGCACCGTTCTCCTTCGACCTATCCGTCATGGACCTGTATCCGGCGCTCGTGACCGGGGGAACCCTATTTGCCCTCCCAAAATCTTGCGTCGACAAGCCGAAAGTAATGTTTGAAACCCTAGAAGCATCCGGCGTCCAGGTGTGGACATCGACCCCTTCGTTCATGCAGATGTGCCTCATGGACCCAGGATTTAATGAAGCGAAGATGCCAAACGTCGAGCTGTTCCAGTTCTGCGGGGAAACACTGCCGGTCTCGGTGGCGAAGGAGCTCCGCAAACGATTCCCGAAAGCCGTCATCTTCAATACATATGGGCCGACGGAAGCAACGGTCGCCGTCACCTCGGTCGAGATCACGGACCGTATCCTGGCCGATCACGGATCGCTGCCGGTCGGGTACAGTAAATCCGATACCCGGGTCCTCATCCTGAATGAACAAGGAGAGCCTGCAGCGGACGGGGAAGCAGGGGAGATCATCATCGCCGGTCCGAGCGTGAGTAAAGGCTACCTCGGTGCGCCCCATCTGACGGAGAAGTCGTTCTTTTCGTATAAAGGAACGTGGGCTTACCGCACAGGGGATGCCGGTTATGCCCGTGAAGGCTGCATCTTCTACCAGGGACGTCTCGATTTCCAGATCAAGCTTCACGGGTACCGCATGGAGCTTGAGGAAATCGAATTCCAAATCAATCAGTGCCCGTACGTACAATCGACGGTCGTCCTCCCTCACCAGAATGGAGAAAAGATCGATTATCTTGTGGCCACGATCATCCCAGGGGACCATCCATTCGAGAAGGAGCATCATCTCACGTCGTTCATCCGGAAAGAGCTGCAGAAGACGCTGCCTTCTTATATGGTCCCGCGCAAGTTCATCTACAAAGGAAGCCTGCCGATCACGACGAATGGGAAACTCGACCGCAAGCGCATCAAGGCTGAGGTTCTTGCATGA
- a CDS encoding carotenoid biosynthesis protein, which yields MFVFQKYLWKFFCVWFVIGLILVGFSLLPPWLEWANTVFLFASGLYASCYLWNVLPKGRFIIPFIFFGSIAIESIGTHTGLIFGEYTYEADFGLMFLGVPITMGPAWLSVMGASLAFSKLFSFRHRTVILVPLFAVWLDLAIDPVAANVKSYWIWADGGLYYDIPSQNFLGWYLTALLFAILISRFEQKTTMMELERNNQYLFLMLHILFGFTAFISGLYGVLAVGVSSSICYLFLKKIRTEP from the coding sequence ATGTTTGTATTTCAGAAATATTTGTGGAAGTTCTTCTGTGTATGGTTTGTGATTGGATTGATTCTAGTCGGTTTCTCGCTCTTGCCGCCTTGGCTTGAGTGGGCAAACACGGTGTTTTTGTTTGCTTCAGGGTTATATGCATCGTGTTATCTGTGGAATGTCTTGCCAAAGGGACGATTCATCATTCCATTCATCTTTTTCGGGTCCATCGCAATTGAGTCCATCGGTACCCACACCGGCCTGATATTCGGTGAGTATACATATGAAGCAGATTTCGGACTGATGTTCCTCGGTGTACCGATCACAATGGGACCTGCGTGGCTATCGGTCATGGGAGCCAGTTTGGCCTTTTCTAAATTATTCTCCTTCCGTCACAGGACCGTGATACTGGTTCCCCTCTTTGCCGTGTGGTTGGACCTGGCCATCGATCCCGTGGCGGCCAATGTAAAATCCTACTGGATCTGGGCCGATGGAGGATTGTATTACGACATTCCTTCCCAAAACTTTCTCGGATGGTATCTCACAGCCCTTTTATTTGCCATCCTGATCTCCAGATTTGAACAAAAAACGACGATGATGGAGTTAGAGAGGAATAACCAGTACTTGTTCTTAATGCTGCATATCCTGTTCGGTTTTACTGCATTTATTTCTGGACTTTATGGGGTCTTGGCGGTCGGCGTCTCATCGAGCATC
- the speE gene encoding polyamine aminopropyltransferase, whose amino-acid sequence MSVWFTEKQTKSFGITGKVRRTLESEQTDFQQLEMLETEEFGNMLLLDGMVMTSEKDEFVYHEMIAHIPLFTHPSPKKVLVVGGGDGGTIREVLKHPGVESVMQVEIDGKVVEYSKKHLPTISSSYGDARAELLIGDGFEHIIKSEGVYDVILVDSTEPVGPAAGLFTKGFYAGIAKALKEDGIFVAQTDNPWFKSELIKHVMRDASEVFPITRLYTCNIPTYPSGMWTFTMGSKVYDPLDVSMENISELDTKYYTPELHHASFVLPRFVNRLLDKE is encoded by the coding sequence ATGTCAGTATGGTTTACGGAGAAACAAACGAAGTCTTTCGGAATCACCGGGAAAGTTCGTCGCACGCTTGAGAGCGAGCAGACGGATTTTCAACAGCTAGAAATGCTGGAGACAGAAGAGTTCGGCAATATGCTGCTACTCGACGGGATGGTCATGACATCGGAGAAAGACGAATTCGTCTATCATGAGATGATCGCGCATATCCCATTATTCACTCACCCTTCACCCAAAAAGGTGTTGGTCGTCGGTGGAGGAGATGGCGGGACGATCAGGGAAGTGCTGAAGCATCCAGGAGTCGAGAGTGTGATGCAGGTTGAGATTGATGGCAAAGTGGTGGAATACTCGAAGAAACATCTGCCGACGATTTCATCCAGCTACGGGGATGCCCGTGCTGAACTGCTGATCGGAGATGGGTTTGAGCACATCATCAAGAGCGAAGGCGTCTATGACGTCATCCTGGTCGATTCAACAGAACCCGTTGGTCCCGCTGCGGGCTTGTTCACGAAGGGATTTTATGCGGGCATTGCCAAAGCACTGAAAGAAGATGGGATATTTGTGGCCCAGACAGACAACCCGTGGTTCAAATCGGAGCTAATCAAACATGTCATGAGGGACGCAAGCGAGGTATTTCCGATCACTCGCCTATATACGTGTAATATCCCAACCTATCCAAGCGGGATGTGGACCTTTACGATGGGTTCGAAAGTGTATGATCCATTGGATGTGTCAATGGAGAATATTTCGGAACTTGATACAAAGTATTACACCCCTGAGCTTCATCATGCAAGTTTTGTACTGCCAAGATTCGTGAACCGGCTTTTAGATAAGGAATGA
- the dltB gene encoding D-alanyl-lipoteichoic acid biosynthesis protein DltB, translating to MTVYGSFLFFIIIGILLLPTIILGLMGKSFRVYNLIISVVILSLIFSGEARGFATLIAFTVFQVLLIKWYMAYRSKRNAGVVFYLMVALSLLPLILSKVLPFLAFDNWATFLGISYLTFKAVQMVIEIRDGLIKEQPPVYRIAYFILFYPSLSSGPIDRYRRFEKDEGTVWDARDYQSLLYSGLHKIFIGFLYKFIIGYAVNTYFIMNLPYMTSNKILYNLLYMYGYSMYLFFDFAGYTAFAVGISYMMGIRTPENFNKPFLSRNIKDFWNRWHMTLSFWFRDYVFMRFMFLMKKKRWIKNKMLLSNLGYILLFTLMGVWHGLAIQYIVYGLYHAAVMVSYNFFEKWNKKHKKWPANRFTTVVSIVITFHVICFGFYLFSGQPFH from the coding sequence ATGACGGTATATGGCTCGTTTCTATTCTTTATCATCATCGGAATCCTGCTGTTGCCGACGATCATCCTCGGCCTCATGGGGAAGAGCTTCCGTGTCTATAACCTGATCATCTCGGTGGTCATCCTGTCCCTGATCTTCTCGGGGGAGGCGAGAGGGTTCGCGACTTTGATCGCCTTCACCGTGTTCCAGGTGCTGCTGATTAAATGGTATATGGCGTACCGCTCGAAGCGGAATGCAGGAGTCGTCTTCTATCTCATGGTGGCGCTATCCCTCCTGCCCCTGATTCTATCCAAGGTGCTTCCGTTTCTAGCCTTCGATAACTGGGCCACATTCCTCGGGATCTCCTATCTGACGTTCAAAGCCGTCCAGATGGTCATCGAAATACGGGACGGCCTGATCAAGGAGCAGCCGCCGGTCTACCGGATCGCCTATTTCATCCTGTTCTACCCATCGCTCTCCTCGGGACCGATCGACCGGTACCGGAGATTCGAGAAAGATGAGGGGACCGTATGGGATGCGAGGGACTACCAATCCCTCCTGTACTCGGGATTACATAAGATTTTCATCGGGTTCCTCTATAAGTTCATCATCGGATATGCGGTCAATACCTATTTCATCATGAATCTGCCGTATATGACGTCGAACAAGATCCTGTATAACCTGCTCTATATGTACGGCTACAGCATGTACCTGTTCTTCGATTTCGCCGGGTATACGGCGTTTGCCGTCGGGATCAGCTACATGATGGGCATCCGGACCCCGGAGAACTTCAACAAGCCGTTCCTGAGCCGTAACATCAAGGATTTCTGGAACCGGTGGCATATGACCCTGTCCTTCTGGTTCAGGGATTATGTGTTCATGCGCTTCATGTTCCTCATGAAGAAGAAGCGCTGGATCAAGAACAAGATGCTGCTGTCGAATCTCGGCTACATCCTGCTGTTCACCCTCATGGGGGTGTGGCATGGCCTTGCGATCCAGTACATCGTCTACGGACTCTATCATGCGGCCGTCATGGTCAGCTATAACTTTTTCGAGAAATGGAACAAGAAGCATAAGAAGTGGCCGGCGAACCGGTTCACGACCGTCGTATCCATTGTGATCACCTTCCATGTGATCTGCTTCGGATTCTATCTATTCTCAGGACAACCATTCCACTAG
- a CDS encoding teichoic acid D-Ala incorporation-associated protein DltX yields MDKLSRFYQRIAVRWIVHTTFYLAILLILFFLYSFHSANTGSYIYNDF; encoded by the coding sequence ATGGATAAATTAAGCCGTTTCTATCAACGGATCGCCGTGAGATGGATCGTGCACACGACGTTCTACTTGGCGATCCTGCTGATTTTATTCTTTTTATACAGCTTTCACAGTGCCAATACCGGAAGCTATATTTACAACGATTTTTAA
- a CDS encoding DMT family transporter — MNKAWTFVVLGSLFEVGWVIGLKHSSDFITWAATIAAIALSFGFLIKATQMSLPVGTAYAVFAGLGTTGTVIAEMVFFNVPFQVAKVVLILVLLAGVIGLKLVTGKSQEQGGES, encoded by the coding sequence ATGAATAAAGCGTGGACGTTCGTTGTACTCGGCTCCCTATTCGAAGTGGGCTGGGTCATCGGATTGAAACATTCTTCAGATTTCATCACGTGGGCAGCGACAATCGCAGCCATTGCCTTATCGTTTGGGTTCCTGATTAAGGCTACACAAATGTCCCTGCCGGTCGGGACCGCCTATGCCGTTTTTGCCGGTCTTGGAACGACGGGTACGGTCATTGCGGAAATGGTCTTTTTCAATGTCCCGTTCCAGGTGGCTAAAGTCGTATTGATCCTTGTGTTATTGGCAGGGGTCATCGGGCTTAAGCTGGTGACAGGGAAGAGTCAGGAACAGGGGGGCGAATCGTAA
- the dltD gene encoding D-alanyl-lipoteichoic acid biosynthesis protein DltD: MKKKRHVFGPMILAFVLFIGMISVPNKWLVKLMPDGRLDEAASSLNSNMFAGTFMQDEMLEDNTYLPIYGSSEFSRWDRYHPSNYFKVNDAGFKPFLVGKGGTTSIIHAINLASHADQLQQKQMVIIVSPQWFVKNGTDENHFAPNYSALQAMDLPSNSIIDEDTKTKLMKRMMSYNTVKNDTLVYELYDAYLHDKTATYQGLSAVSNLYGKVLEKKDLYYSLFTISSAQRNASNKVEGQSWDALMKMADRTGERHTQHSRFNIDDKVYKNQAREIAAKKGKNTDHSYGVSKEYDDFQLLMDVLKQSKAEPLFVILPVNGEYYDYTGFPKKGRDDYYKRITAQIADNGFAYTDYSDHEYDPYFLKDTIHIAWKGWVYLDRDIDSFVKTGKKFREE, translated from the coding sequence ATGAAGAAAAAGCGACACGTATTCGGCCCGATGATCCTCGCATTCGTGCTGTTCATCGGCATGATATCGGTACCGAACAAGTGGCTCGTGAAATTGATGCCCGACGGCCGGCTCGATGAGGCAGCTAGTTCCCTGAACTCGAACATGTTTGCCGGGACCTTCATGCAGGATGAGATGCTTGAGGACAATACGTATCTACCGATCTATGGATCTTCCGAATTCTCGCGATGGGACCGGTACCACCCCTCGAACTATTTCAAGGTGAATGATGCCGGCTTCAAGCCGTTCCTCGTCGGAAAAGGGGGCACCACCTCCATCATCCACGCCATCAACCTGGCGAGTCACGCCGATCAGCTCCAACAGAAGCAGATGGTGATCATCGTCTCGCCTCAATGGTTCGTGAAGAATGGGACCGATGAAAATCACTTCGCCCCGAACTATTCAGCCCTGCAGGCCATGGACCTCCCGTCCAATTCCATCATCGATGAAGACACGAAAACGAAGCTGATGAAGCGGATGATGTCCTATAATACGGTGAAAAACGATACGCTCGTGTATGAACTGTACGATGCGTATCTTCATGATAAAACCGCTACCTATCAAGGGCTGTCAGCCGTGTCGAACCTGTACGGCAAGGTGCTGGAGAAAAAGGATCTGTACTATTCATTGTTCACGATCTCATCGGCCCAGCGCAATGCCTCGAACAAGGTCGAAGGTCAATCCTGGGACGCCCTCATGAAGATGGCCGACCGCACGGGGGAGCGCCACACGCAGCACAGCCGGTTCAACATCGACGACAAGGTATACAAGAATCAGGCCCGCGAGATCGCGGCCAAAAAAGGCAAGAACACGGATCACTCCTACGGGGTATCCAAAGAGTATGACGACTTCCAATTGCTCATGGACGTATTGAAGCAATCAAAAGCCGAGCCGCTCTTCGTCATCCTGCCCGTGAACGGCGAGTACTACGATTACACCGGCTTCCCGAAGAAGGGGAGAGACGACTACTACAAGCGGATCACCGCGCAGATCGCGGATAATGGCTTCGCGTATACAGACTACTCCGATCACGAATATGATCCGTATTTCCTGAAGGATACGATCCACATTGCGTGGAAGGGATGGGTGTACCTGGACCGGGATATCGATTCATTTGTGAAGACGGGGAAGAAGTTTAGGGAAGAGTAA
- a CDS encoding DMT family transporter, with product MGWTFLILAGVFEVVGVTGLNLITRKKSVSSYLIFVVGLACSFTFLSLSMQSLPMGTAYAIWTGIGTVGSGLVGILFYGESKSILRIIFMAMVLSAAIGLKLIS from the coding sequence ATGGGATGGACATTCCTTATTCTTGCAGGGGTATTTGAAGTGGTCGGTGTAACGGGATTGAACCTGATCACCCGGAAAAAAAGCGTATCATCCTATCTCATCTTTGTGGTCGGGCTTGCATGCAGCTTCACATTTTTGAGTTTGTCGATGCAGTCTCTACCAATGGGTACGGCCTATGCGATCTGGACGGGAATCGGTACCGTGGGATCAGGACTGGTCGGGATTTTATTTTATGGGGAATCTAAGAGCATCTTACGAATTATCTTCATGGCCATGGTGTTGAGCGCGGCTATTGGATTAAAGTTAATTAGTTAA
- a CDS encoding TetR/AcrR family transcriptional regulator has translation MKSNELKAIALEQFALHGYQGASLSAIADKAGIKKQSIYSHFKSKEDLFIRAFEDSVQYELDFIEMDLVDSDTSIRNMLNQFPANYLARYREDSNMKFFLRTSFFPPVELEEPIKEGTEKYISGLESLFVQLFEKYGQLHDEMTPEKASVAYLTILDGLLVELMYGRTDRLEKRLDHSLEVFWKGVSERECHE, from the coding sequence ATGAAATCAAACGAATTAAAAGCGATTGCCCTTGAGCAATTCGCCCTTCATGGCTATCAAGGAGCTTCTCTATCTGCGATCGCAGATAAAGCGGGTATTAAAAAGCAATCCATTTATTCGCATTTTAAAAGTAAAGAAGATCTTTTTATCCGTGCTTTTGAAGATTCCGTTCAATATGAATTGGATTTCATTGAAATGGATCTGGTCGATAGTGATACATCCATACGCAATATGTTGAACCAATTTCCTGCTAATTATCTTGCTCGATACCGGGAAGACTCAAATATGAAATTCTTCTTAAGGACATCCTTTTTTCCGCCTGTTGAATTGGAAGAGCCCATAAAGGAAGGGACTGAGAAATATATATCAGGCTTAGAATCCTTATTTGTTCAACTGTTTGAAAAGTATGGACAATTACACGATGAAATGACACCTGAAAAAGCTTCTGTTGCGTATCTGACAATCCTTGATGGACTGTTGGTGGAATTAATGTATGGACGAACTGACCGACTGGAAAAACGTTTGGACCACTCATTGGAAGTGTTTTGGAAAGGCGTAAGTGAAAGGGAGTGTCATGAATGA
- a CDS encoding sensor histidine kinase, whose protein sequence is MKRKGITLKLFLLTVVVFMCFYGMIILAHMLFFQDFYQKYKIKGVESALERFSEHYVNEDWSSHRASREAVKFMSENKSQLTIVDTDGDLTLNDPYHITLKQKDGTLVVVSLSFFMNTYGQELKAAAIDKGSTLTVWGALDQEQKDAPTVMYPFQITQKGFPSIGEDVDASYADKVTGEVVERVLPRSKAWNTQQGLLFDALNELFPLKPSQEKKVKDMKLQKIDWTEPWSGTHNMVIIDPVKTKAGKTELLVSVTSLQEVQDTNNALQLFYLYLGIGGLFLIIILSFFFSRLVSKPLIKLDKMAKRMVKLDFTVDSPVRQKDEIGNLSNSMLLMARNLDQALKELEEKNVQLLADMEQKNEMEKIQQDFFANASHELKTPLSIIKSFAEGLKDGIGANKQDHYFEVIVEEAEKMEGLLTDMLDLAKLEARTIKLRKTSFLLSDLMDKASNKLVYSLKEKDLDVVIGSTKELPIVADYGWMDKVMLNFLVNSIRHAEKGSTISIDIESDDHDTTFILRNRGDNIPEDKLDHIWKRFYRGELSRSRQTGGTGLGLSIAQQILDMHHCEYKVENLEDGVQFTILFTN, encoded by the coding sequence ATGAAGCGTAAAGGAATTACATTGAAACTATTTCTACTGACGGTTGTCGTGTTCATGTGCTTTTACGGCATGATCATTTTGGCGCATATGCTCTTTTTTCAGGATTTTTATCAGAAGTACAAGATCAAGGGCGTGGAGTCCGCACTGGAGAGGTTCTCTGAGCATTATGTGAATGAGGATTGGAGCTCGCATAGGGCGTCACGGGAAGCCGTGAAGTTCATGTCGGAGAATAAGAGTCAGCTGACCATCGTGGACACGGATGGGGATCTGACGTTGAATGACCCGTATCATATCACGCTTAAACAAAAAGACGGGACTCTTGTGGTCGTGTCGCTGTCGTTCTTCATGAATACATATGGGCAGGAACTGAAGGCGGCCGCGATCGATAAAGGAAGTACGTTGACGGTGTGGGGAGCACTGGATCAGGAACAAAAGGATGCCCCTACGGTGATGTATCCCTTCCAGATTACCCAAAAGGGCTTCCCGTCGATCGGGGAGGACGTGGATGCGTCCTATGCGGATAAGGTGACGGGGGAAGTGGTCGAACGGGTCCTGCCCCGGTCGAAGGCATGGAACACCCAGCAGGGACTGCTATTCGATGCGTTGAATGAATTATTCCCTTTGAAGCCGTCGCAGGAAAAGAAGGTCAAGGACATGAAGCTGCAGAAGATCGATTGGACGGAGCCGTGGAGCGGGACGCATAACATGGTCATCATCGATCCGGTGAAAACGAAAGCCGGGAAGACCGAACTCCTCGTGTCCGTGACGTCCCTGCAGGAAGTCCAGGACACGAACAATGCCCTCCAGCTCTTCTACTTGTATCTGGGGATCGGCGGGCTCTTCCTCATTATCATTCTATCGTTCTTCTTCTCGCGGTTGGTCAGCAAACCCCTGATCAAGTTGGACAAGATGGCGAAGCGGATGGTCAAGCTGGATTTCACCGTCGATTCCCCCGTCCGTCAGAAAGATGAGATCGGGAATCTGTCCAACAGCATGCTGCTCATGGCGAGGAATCTCGATCAGGCGTTGAAGGAGCTCGAGGAGAAGAACGTCCAGCTCCTTGCCGATATGGAGCAGAAGAATGAGATGGAGAAGATCCAACAGGACTTCTTCGCCAATGCCTCCCATGAGTTGAAGACACCGCTCAGCATCATCAAGAGTTTTGCGGAGGGACTGAAGGATGGCATCGGGGCGAACAAGCAGGATCATTATTTCGAGGTCATCGTCGAAGAGGCGGAGAAGATGGAAGGGCTGCTGACGGACATGCTCGACCTGGCCAAATTGGAGGCAAGGACCATCAAGCTGCGGAAGACTTCCTTCCTATTGAGTGACCTGATGGATAAAGCTTCGAATAAATTGGTCTATTCCCTGAAGGAAAAAGATCTCGACGTCGTCATCGGCTCCACCAAGGAACTGCCGATCGTGGCCGATTACGGCTGGATGGATAAGGTGATGCTGAACTTCCTGGTGAATTCCATCCGCCATGCGGAGAAGGGAAGCACCATCTCCATCGATATCGAGAGCGATGACCACGACACGACCTTCATCCTCCGGAACAGGGGCGACAACATCCCTGAAGACAAACTCGATCATATCTGGAAACGATTCTACCGTGGGGAGCTGTCGCGCAGCCGCCAGACCGGCGGGACGGGACTCGGACTGTCGATCGCCCAACAGATCCTCGATATGCATCACTGTGAGTACAAGGTCGAGAACCTCGAAGATGGAGTCCAATTTACTATACTATTTACAAATTAA
- a CDS encoding response regulator transcription factor codes for MGKTVLLVEDEARIREIISDYFIQDGWEVHEAEDGDVALEMLDSISPDLLILDVMMPKVNGFEVCRRVRLKSGVPIILLTAKGADSDKIHGFELGADEYVTKPFSPRVLVARANSLMKRVKESYLPNGHMIGFGSALLNTLARRLEVDGAEVELTPKEYDLLLLLIENKNIVLSRDTILDRVWGMDFDGDSRVVDTHIRKLRSKLGTESHYIRTVIRTGYKFEGDNHG; via the coding sequence ATGGGTAAAACAGTTTTGCTTGTGGAAGATGAAGCGAGAATCAGGGAGATCATTTCGGACTATTTCATCCAGGATGGATGGGAGGTACACGAAGCAGAGGATGGCGATGTGGCGCTGGAGATGCTGGATTCCATCTCTCCGGACCTCCTCATCCTGGACGTGATGATGCCGAAGGTGAATGGATTCGAGGTGTGCCGCCGGGTGCGCCTCAAGTCGGGTGTCCCCATCATCCTGCTGACCGCGAAGGGGGCTGACAGCGATAAAATCCACGGATTTGAGCTCGGGGCCGATGAATATGTGACGAAGCCCTTCAGTCCGCGGGTGCTGGTGGCACGGGCGAATTCCCTCATGAAGCGGGTGAAGGAAAGCTATCTGCCGAACGGTCATATGATCGGGTTCGGTTCTGCACTCCTGAATACGCTGGCACGCCGTCTGGAAGTGGACGGGGCCGAAGTGGAACTCACGCCGAAAGAATATGATCTCCTGCTCTTGCTCATCGAGAACAAGAACATTGTGCTATCCAGGGATACGATCCTCGACCGGGTGTGGGGCATGGACTTCGACGGAGACAGCCGTGTCGTCGACACCCACATCCGGAAGCTGAGAAGCAAGCTCGGGACGGAATCCCACTATATCCGCACCGTCATCCGGACGGGGTACAAATTTGAAGGAGACAACCATGGATAA
- a CDS encoding metallophosphoesterase family protein gives MKHKIALLADVHGNATALKAVIDDSIVEGVTDYWFLGDLIMPGPGTNDLFVMLEGAGASVYVRGNWEDSFLDVMKKEVDLHHPTDLYVSKLAHYQCENLKPVYIERIRNLPLHLTKQVNHLSISISHHLPTKSHGGDLWPTNDQKNFDELVKGGGDVAVYAHTHHQLLRYSSEDQLIINPGSIGQPFYKWEAFGKDRRAQYAILEIDDTGVADVRFRKVSYDARQELENARQSNLPFVELYEEMLETGKTSTHDRERLQALITKYGYDEDVSAFFERLGTRGE, from the coding sequence ATGAAGCATAAAATTGCCCTGCTGGCTGATGTCCATGGAAATGCAACAGCGTTAAAAGCAGTGATAGACGACTCGATTGTAGAAGGTGTCACGGATTATTGGTTTCTCGGGGACCTGATCATGCCGGGACCGGGAACGAATGACCTGTTTGTGATGTTGGAGGGCGCAGGTGCCTCTGTCTATGTGAGGGGGAACTGGGAAGATAGTTTCCTTGATGTCATGAAGAAGGAAGTGGACCTTCATCATCCTACCGATCTCTATGTTTCAAAGCTTGCGCACTATCAGTGTGAGAACCTAAAACCAGTGTATATAGAACGGATCAGGAACCTGCCGCTGCACCTGACGAAGCAAGTGAATCACTTGTCGATCAGCATCAGCCATCACCTTCCCACGAAAAGTCACGGAGGCGATCTGTGGCCGACGAATGATCAGAAGAACTTTGATGAATTGGTCAAAGGAGGGGGTGATGTTGCGGTGTATGCCCACACTCATCACCAGCTCCTCCGCTATAGCAGCGAAGATCAGCTGATTATCAACCCAGGAAGCATCGGTCAGCCATTCTATAAGTGGGAAGCGTTCGGGAAGGATCGGCGCGCTCAATATGCCATTCTTGAAATCGACGACACAGGTGTTGCCGATGTAAGGTTCAGAAAAGTGAGCTATGACGCAAGACAGGAACTGGAGAACGCCCGGCAGTCGAACCTGCCTTTCGTGGAACTATACGAAGAAATGCTCGAGACCGGCAAAACGTCTACCCACGACAGGGAACGATTGCAAGCATTAATCACAAAATACGGCTATGATGAGGACGTCTCGGCCTTCTTTGAAAGGTTGGGAACCCGTGGGGAATGA